The Haloplanus natans DSM 17983 DNA segment GCGACGACTGCGTAGGAAGGGGCGTCGCCGCGCACGTCGCCGCTCTGTACGTCGACGCCGAACACCAGCGCGTCGAGCGCACTCGTCCGGGCGTTCACACCGGCCGTTGGCGCGCGGGAAATAAATACTCCACGGGGAGTGCGAGGCCGAGTGACCGACGGGAACGAGGCCTCGCAGCGACGCGGCGAGCATCGCGAGCCGCGGAGCCCGGTGGGGATGACAGCGTGACCGACGGGAACGAGGCCTCGCAGCGACGCGGCGAGCATCGCGAGCCGCGGAGCCCGGTGGGGACGACAGCGTGACCGACGGGAACGAGGCCTCGCCGACGACGGCCTCACTCGGCGTCCGGATACGGCACGTCGACCGTCTGTCCGTCGCTGGCGACGAAACACTCGCCGTCGAAGACCTCCCGTGCCTCGCGTTCGAGGCGCTCCCACCGGCCGGCGTAGCGGGAGGAGAGGTGGGTCAGCGCGAGGCGCTCGGCGCCGGCGCGAGCGGCCACCTCCCCCGCCTCGCGGGCGGTCGAGTGCCCCGTGTGTCGCGCCCGGTCGCGCTCGTCGTCGGCGAACGTCGCGTCGTGGATCAGGAGATCCGCGTCCCGGGCCACCTCGACCACCGCATCGACGGGACGGGTATCACCGGTGTACACTAGCCGCCGGCCGGGACGGGGGTCGCCCACCACCTGTTCCGGTTCGATCACCCGGCCGTCGTCGAGTTCGACCGCCTCGCCCCCGTGGAGCCGGCCGAACTTCGGGCCGACGGGCACGCCGAGTTCCTCGGCGCGGGCCCGGTCGAAGCGGCCGGGGCGGTCGTCCTCGACCAGGGCAAAGCCCATCGATCGGGTGCGGTGGTCGGTTTCGGCGGTCCGCACCTCGAAGTCGTCGGCGGCGTACGCGACGGCGCCGGGGGATACCTCGTGGATGCGGACGGGAAAGCCGGGCTGATGGCCGCCGGCGTGGACCAAGCTCCGAACGTCGTCCCGGGAGCGCGGCGGGACGTGGATCGCCAGCGCGTCCGATCGGTCGTTGAAATCGAGCGACTGGATCAGCCCGGGGATGCCGAGGACGTGGTCGCCGTGGAGATGCGTGACGAAGATGTGGGAGATGTCGAAGCCGGTGCCGAAGCGCATCATCTGGCGCTGGGTGCCCTCGCCGCAGTCGAACAGGAGGCGTTCGCCCTCGCGGTTGACGAGGACGGCACTCGGCGCCCGCTGGGTCGTCGGAACGGCCCCACTGGTGCCCAGAAACGTCACGCGCATCGACATACCCCGGCATGCGAGCGGGGGCGATAAACGCGTGTCGGTCGCGCGATCGGTCACGGAGACCTAAACCCTTTAATTGAGACTGGCCCAACGGGTTCGCATGGCCGCAATCGAACTCGACGGCGTGACCAAGCGGTTCGGCGACGTCACGGCCGTCTCGGACCTCGACCTCACGGTCCCCGAGGGCGAGGTGTTCGGCTTTCTCGGGCCGAACGGGGCGGGGAAGTCGACGACTATCAACATGTTGCTCGATTTCGTCCGACCGACCGACGGCGAGATTCGGGTTCTCGGGCTGGACGCGGGCCGCGAGAGCGTCGCGGTGCGCCGTCGGACGGGCGTCCTCCCCGAGGGGTACGACGTGTACCACCGCCTCACGGGGCGGAAACACGTCGAGTTCGCGATGCGCTCGAAGGAAGTCGACGGCGACCCGGACGCGGTACTGGAGCGGGTGGGCATCGCCGACGCCGCCGACCGCAAGGCCGGCGGCTACTCCAAGGGGATGCGCCAGCGGCTCACCCTCGGCATGGCGTTAGTGGGCGACCCCGACCTGCTGATTCTCGATGAACCCTCTTCCGGTCTCGATCCGGGTGGTGCCCGTGAGATGCGCGATATCGTCCGCGCGGAGGCCGACCGCGGCGCGACCGTCTTCTTCTCCAGTCACGTCCTCGGACAGGTCGAGGCGGTGTGTGATCGGGTGGGCATCCTGCGCGAGGGTGAACTCGTCGCCGAGGACAGCATCCAGGGACTCAGAGACGCCGTCGAGGGCGGCGAGACGCTCGTGATCACCGTCGACGCCGCGAGCGAGGACGACCTGGAGACGGTCCGGGCGCTCGACGGCGTGAGCAACGCCGCCACCGACGGTGGGACGGTGACGGTCACCTGCGACGCCGACGCGAAGACGGCGGTCATCGGTGCACTCGAGGACGCTGGCGTCACCGTGAAGGACTTCCAGACGGAGGAAACGTCGCTGGAAGACCTGTTTCTCGCGTACACCGAAGGGGCGGAGGTGTCGGCATGACGTGGACGGCGGTGGCGCGCAAGGACTTCGAGGACGCCATCCGCTCGCGGTGGGTCGCCGGCCTCTCGGCGCTGTTCGTCCTCCTCGTCTCGCTGGCGGCGTATCTGGTCCGTCCGGCGCCGGGGCAGACGATCAGTTCGAACCAAGTGCTCAACTCGCTGTTCGTCCGCGACGCCCTGGTGACGACGCTCGTTCCCCTGCTCGCGCTGATCGTCGCGTACAACGCCGTCGTCGGCGAACGCGAGTCCGGGTCGCTGAAGCTCCTGCTCTCGCTCCCACACTCGCGGGCCGACGTGGTGTTCGGGAAGGTGGCCGGGCGCGCGGGCGCCATTGCCGCCCCCATCGCCGTCGGCTTTCTCCTGCCCGCCGCGATCCTGCTCGTCGTCCCCGCGGTGAACTTCGACGTGCTCTCCTACGTCGGCTACACGCTGCTGACGGCGGTGCTCGGCGTCGTCTTCGTCAGCATCGCCGTCGGCTTCTCGACGGCCGCGTCGTCGAGTCGGCGGGCAGTGGCGGGCGCCATCGGCATCTACTTCCTGTTCGTCCCGCTGTGGGGCGCGGTGCGGTTCCCGCTCCAGTTGTATCTGGGGATGGGCGGCGGCCCGTCGTGGCTGCCGCTGACGGGCCAGCAGGTGCTGCGGATGCTCCGACTCATCAACCCGACCGGCTCGTTCAAAATCGTCTCCAACGCCTTCCTGCAGGGCTCGCTCTACACCGGCGGGAGCGTGAACATGCAGGTGTCGGCGACGCTCATGTTGCTGGTGTGGATTCTCGTGCCACCGCTGCTGGGACTGCTGTGGTTTCAGGAAGCCGACCTATAGGTCGGCCTCGTCCTCGATGGCGTCCGTCAGCGCCCGGATGCTCTCGACGGTGTGTTCGCCCATGTGGCCGATGCGGAACGTCCGCTCGCCGAGTCGTGACCCGTAGCCGTTCGAGAACACCATATCGTACTTCTCCGACACCGCGTCGATAGTGGCGGCCACGTCGATTCCCTGCGTGTTCTCGATGCAACTCACCGTCCGTGATTCGTAGCCCTCCTCGGGGAAGATGTCGAAGTGGTCGCGCGCCCACTCGCGGGTGTATTCGGCCATCTCCCGGTGGCGCCGGTCACGGGCGTCGTGGCCCTCCGACAGCATGTGTTTCATCTGCTTGCGGTAGGCGAGCATGATGGGGATGGCGGGCGTGGAGTGGGTCTGGCCCTTCCGGTCGTAGTAGTCGAGACAGCGCTGGAAGCCGCCGTACCACGACGCGGACTCCGTGTCGATTTCGCGGTCGTAGGCGTCGTCGCTGACGACACAGACGGCGAGGCCGGGGGGCATGGCGAAGGCCTTCTGGGTCGACGCGAAGATCACGTCGATGTCGTGTTCGTCGATGTCGACGTAGTCGCCGCCGAGGGCGGACACCGCGTCGACGACGAAGTAGGTGTCCGGATACTCGGCGACCACGTCGCCGATCTCCTCGATGGGGTTGCGGACGCCGGTCGAACTCTCGTTCATGACGCAGGTGACCACGTCGTACCCCCCGTCGCTCGTCTCCAGGGCCTCGCGAACGTCCTCGGGTTTGATCGCGTTCCCCCACTCGTACTCCAGTCGATCCACGTCCGTGCCGAGGCGCTCGGCGACGTTGGCGTGGCGCTCGCTGAAACTCCCGCAGGTCGGCACCAGCATCCGGTCGTCGACGAGGTTGAGCGTCGACGCCTCCCAGAACTCCGTGCCGGAGGCGGTGAGGATGATCACGTCGTTGTCGGTGCCCAGAAACTCCTTGGTATCCTCCACGATGGTCGTATAGAGGTCGGTCATCCGATCCATCCGGTGGCCGAACATCGGCTGACACATCGCCTCGATCACGTCCTCGCGCACCTCGGTCGGGCCGGGGATGTAGAGGGTCTTGTCGGGGTA contains these protein-coding regions:
- the rnz gene encoding ribonuclease Z, with product MSMRVTFLGTSGAVPTTQRAPSAVLVNREGERLLFDCGEGTQRQMMRFGTGFDISHIFVTHLHGDHVLGIPGLIQSLDFNDRSDALAIHVPPRSRDDVRSLVHAGGHQPGFPVRIHEVSPGAVAYAADDFEVRTAETDHRTRSMGFALVEDDRPGRFDRARAEELGVPVGPKFGRLHGGEAVELDDGRVIEPEQVVGDPRPGRRLVYTGDTRPVDAVVEVARDADLLIHDATFADDERDRARHTGHSTAREAGEVAARAGAERLALTHLSSRYAGRWERLEREAREVFDGECFVASDGQTVDVPYPDAE
- a CDS encoding ABC transporter ATP-binding protein, giving the protein MAAIELDGVTKRFGDVTAVSDLDLTVPEGEVFGFLGPNGAGKSTTINMLLDFVRPTDGEIRVLGLDAGRESVAVRRRTGVLPEGYDVYHRLTGRKHVEFAMRSKEVDGDPDAVLERVGIADAADRKAGGYSKGMRQRLTLGMALVGDPDLLILDEPSSGLDPGGAREMRDIVRAEADRGATVFFSSHVLGQVEAVCDRVGILREGELVAEDSIQGLRDAVEGGETLVITVDAASEDDLETVRALDGVSNAATDGGTVTVTCDADAKTAVIGALEDAGVTVKDFQTEETSLEDLFLAYTEGAEVSA
- a CDS encoding ABC transporter permease subunit; amino-acid sequence: MTWTAVARKDFEDAIRSRWVAGLSALFVLLVSLAAYLVRPAPGQTISSNQVLNSLFVRDALVTTLVPLLALIVAYNAVVGERESGSLKLLLSLPHSRADVVFGKVAGRAGAIAAPIAVGFLLPAAILLVVPAVNFDVLSYVGYTLLTAVLGVVFVSIAVGFSTAASSSRRAVAGAIGIYFLFVPLWGAVRFPLQLYLGMGGGPSWLPLTGQQVLRMLRLINPTGSFKIVSNAFLQGSLYTGGSVNMQVSATLMLLVWILVPPLLGLLWFQEADL
- a CDS encoding pyridoxal-phosphate-dependent aminotransferase family protein encodes the protein MTTTREYTDDYPDKTLYIPGPTEVREDVIEAMCQPMFGHRMDRMTDLYTTIVEDTKEFLGTDNDVIILTASGTEFWEASTLNLVDDRMLVPTCGSFSERHANVAERLGTDVDRLEYEWGNAIKPEDVREALETSDGGYDVVTCVMNESSTGVRNPIEEIGDVVAEYPDTYFVVDAVSALGGDYVDIDEHDIDVIFASTQKAFAMPPGLAVCVVSDDAYDREIDTESASWYGGFQRCLDYYDRKGQTHSTPAIPIMLAYRKQMKHMLSEGHDARDRRHREMAEYTREWARDHFDIFPEEGYESRTVSCIENTQGIDVAATIDAVSEKYDMVFSNGYGSRLGERTFRIGHMGEHTVESIRALTDAIEDEADL